A section of the Petrimonas sulfuriphila genome encodes:
- a CDS encoding phosphatase PAP2 family protein has protein sequence MKEAVENFLPVERDLFFALNGSDSIFLDNLFWTFTGRYVWVPLLLFLVVVFFYKSPRREGILATVFLILLFALCDQVSSGLFKPLFERFRPTHHPDFKELVDTVNNYRGGRFGFISGHATNSFGLAVFFSLVFRNRWVTLPVFAWAILNSYSRIYLGVHFVSDIVAGAITGSLLAWMLYELYAWIRIRYFHVPAPEGRLSVYPAERGRIAGVVFAVYILLILFFSPFLATLPH, from the coding sequence ATGAAAGAAGCGGTTGAAAACTTTTTGCCGGTTGAACGGGACCTTTTTTTTGCTTTGAACGGTAGCGATTCGATCTTTCTGGATAATCTCTTCTGGACTTTCACCGGCAGATACGTTTGGGTGCCGTTGCTGTTGTTTCTCGTGGTCGTGTTTTTCTACAAATCGCCGCGCCGGGAAGGTATCCTGGCGACTGTTTTTCTTATTTTGCTGTTTGCCTTGTGCGACCAGGTTTCTTCGGGGTTGTTCAAACCCCTTTTTGAACGATTCCGCCCAACGCATCATCCTGATTTCAAGGAGTTGGTCGATACCGTTAATAACTATCGGGGCGGAAGATTTGGATTTATATCCGGACATGCCACTAACAGCTTTGGGCTGGCTGTCTTCTTTTCGCTTGTTTTCAGAAACCGATGGGTTACCCTACCTGTTTTTGCATGGGCGATCCTGAACAGCTATTCGCGAATCTACCTGGGCGTACATTTTGTTTCAGATATTGTAGCCGGAGCTATCACCGGATCGTTGCTCGCCTGGATGCTTTATGAACTTTATGCATGGATAAGGATCCGCTACTTTCATGTTCCGGCTCCGGAAGGCCGATTATCGGTTTACCCGGCTGAAAGAGGCAGGATAGCAGGCGTGGTATTTGCAGTCTATATACTTTTAATACTATTTTTTAGCCCTTTTTTAGCAACTTTACCACATTGA
- the radA gene encoding DNA repair protein RadA, with the protein MAKLKSTYFCTNCGNESPKWMGKCPACGEWGSLVEELVRKDAPSRVTDTRSFESVKSQPLPLREIRAEQEPRIDMNDEELNRVLGGGLVPASLVLIGGEPGIGKSTLVLQTMLKLGEIRTLYVSGEESARQLKLRADRIGIENDNCLIVCETNLDEIFKHIKNISPQLVIVDSIQTVYSDAMESSPGSISQVRECAASILKYAKQSGTPVVLIGHITKEGNIAGPKVLEHIVDTVLQFEGDQHYMYRILRSIKNRFGSTSELGIYEMNQSGLREVNNPSELLLTQNHEGLSGVAISAVIEGIRPFLIETQALVSTAAYGGNPQRSATGFDIRRMNMLLAVLEKRAGFKLAQKDVFLNIAGGLRVNDPGMDLAVITSVLSSSLDMAVDRDTCLTGEVGLSGEIRPVNRIEQRITEAEKLGFSRIIVPANNLKGFKSKVKIEIVQVKKVSDAFRSLFS; encoded by the coding sequence ATGGCCAAACTAAAATCAACCTACTTTTGTACCAACTGCGGCAACGAATCGCCCAAATGGATGGGGAAATGCCCTGCCTGTGGCGAATGGGGATCGCTGGTGGAGGAGCTGGTGCGAAAAGATGCTCCTTCAAGAGTTACCGATACACGTTCGTTCGAAAGCGTGAAGAGCCAACCTTTACCGCTTCGCGAGATAAGGGCGGAACAAGAGCCTAGAATCGACATGAACGACGAGGAATTAAACCGTGTACTGGGTGGCGGACTGGTACCTGCATCCCTGGTACTGATTGGGGGAGAGCCGGGAATCGGTAAATCCACGCTCGTACTGCAAACCATGCTGAAGTTGGGAGAGATCAGAACCCTCTACGTTTCCGGTGAGGAGAGCGCGAGGCAATTGAAACTGAGGGCCGACCGCATCGGTATTGAAAACGACAATTGCCTGATTGTTTGCGAGACCAATCTCGACGAAATATTCAAACATATTAAAAACATCTCCCCGCAACTCGTAATTGTCGACTCCATCCAAACCGTTTACAGCGACGCCATGGAGTCATCGCCCGGAAGTATTTCTCAGGTGCGCGAATGTGCCGCATCCATCCTCAAGTATGCCAAACAATCGGGAACACCCGTCGTTCTTATCGGGCACATCACCAAAGAGGGTAACATTGCCGGCCCCAAGGTACTGGAACATATTGTGGATACTGTGTTGCAGTTTGAAGGCGACCAACACTACATGTACCGCATATTACGAAGTATCAAGAACCGGTTCGGCAGCACATCAGAACTGGGTATCTACGAGATGAACCAATCGGGGCTTCGCGAAGTGAATAACCCGTCCGAACTTTTACTTACCCAGAACCACGAAGGACTAAGCGGCGTGGCCATCTCAGCGGTAATCGAGGGCATCCGACCTTTTCTTATCGAGACACAGGCCCTGGTGAGCACGGCAGCTTACGGCGGGAATCCGCAGCGCTCGGCAACGGGATTCGACATCCGGCGGATGAACATGCTGCTGGCGGTTCTGGAGAAACGGGCCGGGTTTAAACTGGCACAAAAGGATGTTTTCCTGAATATTGCCGGAGGGTTGCGTGTGAACGACCCGGGGATGGATCTGGCGGTAATCACCTCGGTCCTTTCGTCGAGTCTGGATATGGCTGTCGACAGAGATACCTGCCTCACCGGAGAAGTTGGACTATCGGGGGAAATCCGCCCGGTAAACCGCATCGAACAGCGGATTACCGAAGCCGAGAAACTGGGCTTCTCACGCATTATCGTTCCGGCCAACAACCTGAAAGGTTTCAAGTCGAAAGTAAAAATTGAAATTGTGCAGGTGAAGAAAGTGAGCGACGCATTTCGGTCATTATTTTCATAA
- a CDS encoding tetratricopeptide repeat protein — MQTIKNTLILVLLLFATVSSAQSSVEMASEAYRSEDYKRSIQLYEQVVAQQLSEGKESAEIYYNLGNAYFRNGEAAKAILNYERALLLNPGDSDIRHNLRFARTRIEDKIDTSESFFLTNWIYSFKNLFNSNTWATIAIALFIAFLSCIATFLFVRKVWIKKTAFYTGIIIFALLLLSNVFAFSQKNNRIHRNTGIVMAASASIMASPDANSQELFRLHEGTKVKLNKTDGNWIEIEIANGSVGWTSKENVEVI; from the coding sequence ATGCAAACAATCAAAAATACATTGATCCTGGTTCTGCTTCTTTTTGCGACCGTATCTTCTGCACAGAGTTCTGTGGAAATGGCTTCCGAAGCGTATAGGAGTGAAGATTACAAAAGAAGTATCCAACTGTACGAACAGGTGGTGGCCCAGCAATTATCGGAGGGGAAAGAGTCGGCAGAAATTTACTACAACTTGGGGAACGCCTATTTCAGGAATGGAGAAGCAGCAAAAGCAATCCTTAACTACGAACGTGCTTTGCTCCTTAATCCGGGCGATAGTGACATTCGCCACAACCTCCGGTTTGCCCGTACGCGTATCGAAGACAAGATCGATACTTCAGAAAGCTTTTTCCTGACAAATTGGATCTACAGCTTTAAAAACCTGTTCAACTCCAATACGTGGGCAACCATAGCCATAGCCCTCTTTATCGCTTTTCTCTCCTGCATCGCGACGTTTCTTTTTGTAAGAAAAGTGTGGATTAAAAAAACGGCTTTTTACACCGGTATTATTATTTTTGCCCTGCTTCTTTTGTCCAACGTGTTTGCGTTCAGTCAGAAAAACAACCGCATTCACCGCAACACTGGTATCGTGATGGCTGCGTCTGCATCTATCATGGCTTCGCCCGATGCCAACAGCCAGGAACTTTTCCGTCTGCACGAAGGGACTAAGGTGAAGCTTAATAAGACCGATGGGAACTGGATTGAAATAGAAATTGCCAACGGTAGTGTGGGCTGGACATCGAAAGAGAATGTGGAGGTAATATGA
- a CDS encoding DNA-binding protein — protein MARTLTFNELRALKDKLPDGSIHRIAEELGLKPETVRNYFGGYNYKEGKSIGVHIEPGPDGGIVVLDDSTIFDKALSILGLEDYPVYQEEPVEEEDNI, from the coding sequence ATGGCAAGAACTCTCACTTTTAACGAATTAAGAGCATTGAAGGACAAACTCCCTGACGGTAGTATCCACCGGATAGCTGAAGAATTGGGCCTAAAACCCGAAACGGTAAGAAACTATTTTGGTGGATACAATTACAAAGAAGGCAAAAGTATCGGTGTTCATATCGAGCCCGGCCCCGACGGAGGTATAGTTGTTTTAGATGACTCTACTATATTCGATAAAGCGTTGTCCATATTGGGACTTGAAGATTATCCTGTTTATCAGGAAGAACCTGTTGAGGAAGAGGATAATATCTGA
- a CDS encoding universal stress protein, with protein MEKDDRKPGSPEQKLVTVAIHSYEKAVILKSILESEGIPAVIHGVSIIQPTVPGNVRVRINESDLPRALTIIEQVDFTSNVESEDDLEKVKVKNEVLIPVDFSNYTLKTCEFGFNLAFDIGCDVKLVHSFFTPYYPMAIPFGDSFSVQTSDKDLYKDIRNKMESEMNTLVKNISERIANNEFPDVKFSYLLMEGLPEEEIISYSKKQRPRAIVMGTRGSNAKDLDLIGSVTAEVIDGCKTPIFAIPENSKDQDISQMKNILFLTNFREREFKAFDIMMAFIKPYPVKVYLAHMARKEDMWDEIKLSGTQKYLEEQYPDLDIDYEVIDRDRQLEVVLEEFVKEHKIDMIAMSSSRRGLFARIFNPGIARRMLFHSDTPLLVIKGL; from the coding sequence ATGGAAAAAGACGATAGAAAACCAGGCAGTCCCGAACAAAAACTGGTGACCGTTGCGATTCACTCCTACGAGAAAGCGGTCATCCTCAAATCGATCCTCGAGTCGGAAGGAATTCCTGCCGTTATTCACGGTGTGAGTATCATTCAACCTACGGTTCCCGGGAACGTGCGGGTGAGGATAAACGAAAGTGATCTGCCCAGGGCGCTTACCATCATTGAGCAGGTTGATTTTACCTCCAACGTTGAGTCGGAGGATGACCTCGAAAAAGTGAAGGTTAAAAACGAAGTGTTGATACCGGTAGATTTTTCGAACTATACGTTGAAAACCTGTGAATTCGGATTTAATCTTGCTTTCGACATCGGCTGCGACGTAAAATTGGTCCATTCTTTCTTCACCCCTTATTATCCGATGGCCATACCTTTTGGAGATTCTTTCTCAGTCCAGACATCCGATAAGGATCTTTATAAAGACATTAGAAACAAGATGGAGTCGGAAATGAACACGTTGGTCAAAAATATCAGTGAGAGGATTGCCAACAACGAATTTCCCGATGTCAAGTTTTCATACCTGCTGATGGAAGGCCTTCCCGAAGAAGAGATCATCTCCTATTCCAAAAAACAACGTCCGCGGGCTATCGTGATGGGTACCCGGGGAAGCAACGCAAAGGACCTTGACCTGATCGGCAGTGTTACCGCAGAAGTGATTGACGGCTGTAAGACACCGATCTTTGCCATTCCCGAGAACTCCAAGGATCAGGATATTTCTCAAATGAAGAACATCCTTTTCCTGACCAACTTCAGGGAGCGTGAATTTAAGGCTTTCGATATCATGATGGCTTTCATAAAGCCTTATCCTGTGAAAGTGTATTTAGCACATATGGCCAGGAAAGAGGATATGTGGGACGAAATCAAGTTGTCGGGAACCCAAAAGTACCTGGAGGAACAATATCCCGATCTGGATATTGATTATGAGGTGATTGACCGTGACAGGCAACTCGAAGTCGTACTCGAGGAGTTTGTGAAGGAACACAAGATAGACATGATCGCCATGTCGAGCTCGAGAAGAGGACTGTTTGCCCGTATCTTTAACCCGGGAATCGCACGAAGGATGCTTTTCCATTCCGACACACCGTTATTGGTGATCAAAGGATTATAA